The following coding sequences are from one Rathayibacter sp. VKM Ac-2760 window:
- a CDS encoding DUF58 domain-containing protein: MPTEPRGPERPPRRIGALPAVAGIALTLRGWALVVLGVLGIAVAPIIEFRELLFVAIVLLGLPIAAIVTLIAVTPVLQVQRRFAPQVVAVGDVVDVDVVLDNRGAAVPAGARAEDRLDRVERGLVTGRTVARGAFTLPAIALRGSGSSRVRARYRLPAGRRGIHRIGPLRLTRRDAFGLAVRETVVGAAQPFVVTPRAVPLQSDVLDAYGAGGSSPVAHATAGAGTDDVIPRDYRPGDAMRRVHWRASARSGELKVRQDEQNTDPHAWILLETRAARILDERGGDDRLEWAVSMTASLAVHLLERGFETHLVETGATDQLGRSEDEREVAHDVLLRLAELAPADDSVEAVGRIASEMRDAGGSRPVFAVLSRLHEEDLAALASLAAHARPAVAFLVGGTPEEESALIALGWYPVPVSPRTAVEEAWAQALALRMVA, encoded by the coding sequence GTGCCGACTGAGCCCCGCGGCCCGGAGCGGCCGCCCCGGCGCATCGGGGCGCTCCCGGCCGTCGCCGGCATCGCTCTGACGCTGCGCGGCTGGGCCCTCGTCGTCCTCGGCGTGCTCGGGATCGCCGTCGCGCCGATCATCGAGTTCCGCGAGCTGCTCTTCGTGGCGATCGTGCTGCTCGGGCTGCCGATCGCGGCGATCGTGACGCTGATCGCGGTGACGCCGGTGCTGCAGGTGCAGCGCCGGTTCGCACCGCAGGTGGTGGCGGTGGGCGACGTGGTCGACGTCGACGTCGTCCTCGACAACCGCGGTGCGGCCGTTCCTGCCGGTGCCCGCGCGGAGGACCGGCTCGACCGGGTCGAGCGCGGTCTCGTCACCGGGCGGACCGTGGCGCGCGGCGCCTTCACCCTGCCCGCGATCGCGCTGCGGGGGAGCGGCTCGAGCCGGGTGCGCGCCCGCTACCGCCTTCCGGCCGGCCGGCGCGGCATCCACCGCATCGGCCCGCTCCGCCTCACCCGGCGCGACGCCTTCGGGCTCGCCGTGCGCGAGACGGTCGTCGGCGCGGCCCAGCCCTTCGTGGTGACTCCGCGGGCCGTTCCGCTGCAGAGCGACGTGCTCGACGCCTACGGCGCCGGCGGCTCCAGCCCGGTCGCGCACGCGACGGCGGGAGCGGGGACCGACGACGTGATCCCGCGCGACTACCGCCCCGGCGACGCCATGCGCCGCGTGCACTGGCGGGCGAGCGCCCGCTCCGGTGAGCTGAAGGTGCGCCAGGACGAGCAGAACACGGACCCGCACGCCTGGATCCTGCTCGAGACGCGCGCCGCGAGGATCCTCGACGAGCGCGGCGGCGACGACCGGCTGGAGTGGGCGGTCTCGATGACCGCCTCGCTCGCCGTGCACCTGCTCGAGCGCGGCTTCGAGACGCACCTGGTCGAGACCGGCGCGACCGATCAGCTCGGCCGCTCCGAGGACGAGCGCGAGGTCGCGCACGACGTGCTGCTGCGACTGGCCGAGCTCGCCCCCGCCGACGACTCCGTCGAGGCGGTCGGCCGGATCGCGAGCGAGATGCGCGACGCGGGCGGCAGCCGCCCGGTCTTCGCCGTGCTCTCGCGGCTGCACGAGGAGGACCTCGCCGCCCTGGCGTCGCTTGCGGCGCACGCGCGCCCGGCGGTCGCCTTCCTGGTCGGCGGCACTCCCGAGGAGGAGTCGGCGCTGATCGCGCTCGGCTGGTACCCCGTGCCGGTCTCGCCGCGGACGGCCGTCGAGGAGGCGTGGGCGCAGGCCCTCGCCCTGCGGATGGTCGCGTGA
- a CDS encoding DUF3515 domain-containing protein — MSPRLHRLPLVAASAALLLTGCSAAVALQPAADATSTGCAEVSARLPDVVAELPERETNAQGTAAWGTPAAVILHCGVTPPGPTTDLCVSVSGVDWIIDETQAAEDVYTLTTYGRDPAVEITVDQSRASGTSAVVDLANAVSYLPQERACTNVSDTDTLDPSGTPTG; from the coding sequence ATGTCCCCCCGTCTCCACCGCCTGCCCCTGGTCGCCGCCTCTGCGGCCCTGCTGCTGACCGGCTGCTCGGCCGCCGTCGCGCTGCAGCCGGCCGCCGACGCCACCAGCACCGGCTGCGCCGAGGTCTCCGCGCGCCTGCCCGACGTGGTCGCCGAGCTGCCCGAGCGCGAGACGAACGCGCAGGGCACGGCCGCCTGGGGCACCCCGGCCGCGGTCATCCTGCACTGCGGAGTCACCCCGCCCGGCCCGACGACCGATCTCTGCGTCTCGGTCAGCGGCGTCGACTGGATCATCGACGAGACGCAGGCGGCCGAGGACGTCTACACGCTGACCACCTACGGCCGCGACCCCGCCGTCGAGATCACCGTCGACCAGAGCCGCGCCTCCGGCACCTCGGCCGTCGTCGACCTGGCGAACGCCGTCTCCTACCTGCCGCAGGAGCGCGCCTGCACGAACGTGTCGGACACCGACACCCTCGACCCCTCTGGCACGCCGACCGGCTGA
- a CDS encoding RsmD family RNA methyltransferase: MTRIIAGFAGSLTLRVPRAGTRPTSDRVREAIFSALEARDALDGATVIDLYAGSGALGLEAASRGAAAVLLVERDPKAARTAGENVRAITASAASNKRPKPRIEVVIASVRSFLDGSPAVNADTVFLDPPYDLAEDELAADLAGVAPLLGEHSVVVVERSSRSPEPQWPAGLERDRRKDYGETTIWWASPASPAALE; the protein is encoded by the coding sequence GTGACCAGGATCATCGCCGGCTTCGCCGGATCGCTCACTCTGCGGGTCCCCCGCGCCGGCACCCGGCCCACGAGCGACCGGGTCCGCGAGGCGATCTTCTCGGCTTTGGAGGCGCGTGACGCGCTCGACGGCGCCACCGTGATCGACCTCTACGCCGGCTCCGGCGCCCTCGGGCTCGAGGCGGCCAGCCGCGGGGCCGCCGCCGTGCTGCTCGTCGAGCGCGATCCGAAGGCGGCGAGGACGGCGGGCGAGAACGTGCGCGCGATCACGGCGTCCGCCGCCTCGAACAAGCGCCCCAAGCCGCGGATCGAGGTCGTGATCGCCTCGGTGCGCTCGTTCCTCGACGGCTCGCCCGCCGTCAACGCCGACACCGTCTTCCTCGACCCGCCCTACGATCTCGCCGAGGACGAGCTGGCCGCCGATCTCGCCGGGGTCGCGCCGCTGCTCGGCGAGCACTCCGTCGTCGTCGTCGAGCGCAGCTCGCGCAGCCCGGAGCCGCAGTGGCCGGCCGGACTCGAGCGCGACCGGCGGAAGGACTACGGCGAGACGACGATCTGGTGGGCTTCGCCTGCCTCGCCCGCGGCACTCGAGTAG
- a CDS encoding MoxR family ATPase, whose protein sequence is MTREEFSAHCAAVLANLTSVIDGKDAEVSMALTVFLAGGHLLMEDVPGTGKTVLAKSLAASVGGTVSRIQFTPDLLPSDVTGVSIFNQATRDFEFKPGPVFANVVIGDEINRASPKTQSALLECMEERQVSVDGVTHVLPRPFAVVATQNPVEMEGTYSLPEAQRDRFMARLSLGYPDERAELEMIRTRDAASPLEELRQVVGRDELERMMDYVQSIYVAPPVQEYVVAIMQATRIDPELRLGGSPRATLQLIAAAKALAAINDRDFVVPDDIDVLAVPVLCHRLLPATRLPGRSGTSASHSVSEIVQRIVAATPVPFGNRAD, encoded by the coding sequence ATGACCCGCGAGGAGTTCAGCGCCCACTGCGCCGCCGTCCTGGCCAATCTGACGAGCGTGATCGACGGCAAGGACGCCGAGGTCTCGATGGCGCTCACCGTGTTCCTGGCGGGCGGGCACCTGCTGATGGAGGACGTGCCGGGCACCGGCAAGACGGTGCTCGCGAAGTCGCTGGCCGCCTCCGTCGGCGGCACGGTCTCGCGGATCCAGTTCACCCCCGATCTGCTGCCCTCCGACGTCACCGGCGTCTCGATCTTCAATCAGGCGACCCGCGACTTCGAGTTCAAGCCGGGCCCGGTGTTCGCGAACGTGGTGATCGGCGACGAGATCAACCGCGCCTCGCCCAAGACCCAGTCCGCGCTGCTCGAGTGCATGGAGGAGCGGCAGGTCTCGGTCGACGGGGTCACCCACGTCCTCCCGCGGCCGTTCGCCGTCGTCGCGACGCAGAACCCTGTCGAGATGGAGGGCACCTACAGCCTCCCCGAGGCGCAGCGCGACCGGTTCATGGCACGCCTGTCGCTCGGCTACCCGGACGAGCGGGCCGAGCTCGAGATGATCCGCACCCGCGACGCGGCGAGCCCGCTGGAGGAGCTGCGGCAGGTCGTCGGCCGGGACGAGCTCGAGCGGATGATGGACTACGTCCAGTCGATCTACGTCGCGCCGCCGGTGCAGGAGTACGTCGTCGCGATCATGCAGGCCACGCGCATCGATCCGGAGCTGCGGCTCGGCGGGAGCCCGCGGGCGACCCTGCAGCTGATCGCCGCGGCGAAGGCGCTCGCCGCGATCAACGACCGCGACTTCGTCGTGCCGGACGACATCGACGTGCTCGCGGTGCCGGTGCTGTGCCACCGGCTGCTGCCGGCCACCCGGCTCCCCGGCCGCTCGGGCACGAGCGCCTCGCACTCCGTCTCCGAGATCGTCCAGCGCATCGTCGCGGCCACTCCCGTCCCGTTCGGCAATCGTGCCGACTGA
- the thiL gene encoding thiamine-phosphate kinase, with translation MAPDPSPTLAELSEGEVLARLLPRFGGGADTLVGPGDDCAVLRAPDGRFVVTTDMMVHGPDFRLAWSTSFDLGWKAAASNLSDVAAMGARPTGLVVAIAAPRHLGVDVLEGIADGLAAGCAAMAPGCAVVGGDLSASGTLTLAITAFGSLDGRAPVLRGGARPGDLIATAGPLGVAGLGLRLLFERATAAGEPDAALARALREAHPEVLDAQLRPTPPIAAGVAAGGVATAMMDVSDGVVLDARRLARASGVLLDLDPDAVDAHARPLTAVDGIDAPLARALVLGGGEDHAMLACFPPGAALPQGFTALGTVREGAPEVRLGGVALDERGGWDPYLGWDGAAG, from the coding sequence ATGGCACCCGATCCGAGCCCCACCCTGGCCGAGCTCAGCGAGGGCGAGGTGCTCGCCCGGCTCCTGCCGCGGTTCGGCGGCGGTGCGGACACGCTGGTCGGGCCGGGCGACGACTGCGCGGTGCTGCGGGCGCCGGACGGCCGCTTCGTCGTGACGACCGACATGATGGTGCACGGCCCGGACTTCCGCCTCGCCTGGTCCACCTCCTTCGACCTGGGGTGGAAGGCGGCCGCGTCCAACCTCTCCGACGTCGCCGCGATGGGCGCGCGGCCGACCGGGCTGGTGGTCGCGATCGCGGCTCCGCGGCACCTCGGGGTGGACGTGCTGGAGGGGATCGCCGACGGGCTCGCCGCCGGCTGCGCGGCGATGGCGCCGGGCTGCGCGGTCGTCGGCGGCGACCTGTCCGCCTCGGGGACGCTGACCCTGGCGATCACGGCCTTCGGCTCGCTCGACGGCCGGGCGCCCGTGCTGCGCGGCGGGGCGCGGCCGGGCGACCTGATCGCGACGGCCGGGCCGCTCGGTGTCGCCGGGCTGGGACTGCGGCTGCTCTTCGAGCGGGCGACGGCGGCGGGGGAGCCCGACGCCGCACTCGCGCGGGCGCTGCGGGAGGCGCATCCGGAGGTGCTCGACGCGCAGCTGCGGCCGACACCGCCGATCGCGGCCGGCGTCGCGGCGGGCGGGGTCGCCACGGCGATGATGGACGTCTCGGACGGCGTCGTCCTCGACGCGCGCCGGCTGGCCCGCGCGAGCGGCGTCCTGCTCGATCTCGATCCGGACGCCGTCGACGCGCACGCGCGGCCGCTCACAGCGGTCGACGGGATCGACGCGCCGCTCGCCCGCGCGCTCGTGCTCGGCGGCGGCGAGGACCACGCGATGCTCGCCTGCTTCCCGCCCGGCGCGGCGCTGCCGCAGGGGTTCACCGCCCTGGGCACGGTGCGCGAGGGCGCACCGGAGGTGCGGCTCGGCGGAGTCGCGCTGGACGAGCGCGGCGGCTGGGACCCCTACCTGGGCTGGGACGGCGCGGCGGGGTGA